One window from the genome of Mycolicibacterium gadium encodes:
- a CDS encoding transglycosylase domain-containing protein: MLPPVRDAAPPQWRDPIDVVKAALDGTPAPKQPPPPPPRRPPGGGGPPEGPGGGPPRQRPQINWKWVRRGTLVAVVAMIVLPIITFAMAYMIVEVPNPGDIRTNQVSTILASDGSELAKIVPPEGNRVDVNIDQIPVQVRNAVMAAEDRDFYSNPGFSFTGFIRAMKNNLFGGDLQGGSTITQQYVKNALVGDERSGVGGLIRKAKEVVISTKMAGDWSKDQVLQSYLNIIYFGRGSYGIAAASRAYFDKPVEQLSVAEGALLAALIQQPSGLDPAVNPEGAVERWNWVLDGMVTIGALSPEERAGQVFPVTVPPEQARSQNQTTGPNGLIERQVQRELLELFDIDEQTLNTEGLQITTTINPQAQRAAEEAAAEYLEGQDPDMRTAIVSINPKTGGVEAYYGGTDANGFDFAQAGLPTGSSFKVFALIAALQQGMGLGTQVDSSPVSMNGITINNVEGGGCGTCNIAEALKRSLNTSYYRLMLKLENGPADVAKAAHEAGIAESFPGVDHTLSEDGQGGPPNNGIVLGQYQSRVFDMASAYATIAASGVYHKPHFVQKVVNANGEVLFDASQQDNQGEQRIDKKVAENVIAAMQPIAAYSNGHALAGGRPSAAKTGTNQLGDTGANRDAWMVGFTPSLSTAVWVGTTEGTKPLENQWGSPVYGSGLPSDIWKATMDGALDGTDNETFPKPEEIGGYAGVPQAPAPPSSTPPPDVPPVPQTTVIQPTIELAPGVTIPWGPPTTVPVGPPAPGAPGVPVAPGAPPPPPPPGVPGAPPPPP, encoded by the coding sequence ATACTGCCCCCGGTGCGTGACGCTGCGCCGCCGCAGTGGCGCGATCCCATCGACGTGGTGAAGGCCGCGCTCGACGGCACACCGGCGCCCAAGCAGCCGCCTCCGCCACCGCCGCGCCGTCCACCCGGCGGTGGGGGGCCTCCGGAGGGGCCGGGGGGTGGGCCGCCGCGTCAGCGGCCCCAGATCAACTGGAAGTGGGTCCGACGCGGAACCCTCGTCGCGGTGGTCGCGATGATCGTGTTGCCGATCATCACCTTCGCGATGGCGTACATGATCGTGGAGGTGCCCAACCCGGGCGACATCCGCACCAATCAGGTGTCGACGATCCTGGCCAGTGACGGCAGCGAGCTCGCGAAAATCGTTCCGCCGGAAGGCAACCGCGTCGACGTCAACATCGACCAGATACCGGTGCAGGTGCGCAACGCGGTGATGGCCGCCGAGGACCGCGACTTCTACTCCAACCCGGGGTTCTCGTTCACCGGGTTCATCAGGGCCATGAAGAACAACCTGTTCGGTGGCGACCTGCAGGGTGGTTCCACCATCACCCAGCAATACGTGAAGAACGCGTTGGTCGGCGACGAGCGCTCGGGTGTCGGCGGCCTGATCCGCAAGGCCAAAGAGGTGGTCATCTCGACGAAGATGGCCGGCGACTGGTCCAAAGACCAGGTGCTGCAGTCATACCTGAACATCATCTATTTCGGCCGCGGCTCGTACGGCATCGCCGCGGCGTCGAGGGCGTACTTCGACAAACCCGTCGAACAGCTCTCGGTCGCCGAGGGCGCGCTGCTGGCCGCGCTCATCCAGCAGCCGTCCGGCCTGGATCCCGCCGTCAACCCCGAGGGTGCGGTGGAGCGCTGGAACTGGGTGCTCGACGGCATGGTGACCATCGGTGCGCTGTCACCCGAAGAGCGCGCGGGGCAGGTATTCCCGGTGACCGTGCCGCCTGAGCAGGCGCGGTCGCAGAACCAGACCACGGGCCCCAACGGACTCATCGAACGGCAGGTGCAGCGCGAACTGCTCGAGCTGTTCGACATCGACGAACAGACCCTGAACACCGAGGGCCTGCAGATCACCACGACGATCAACCCGCAGGCGCAGCGGGCCGCCGAGGAAGCCGCGGCCGAATACCTCGAAGGCCAGGATCCCGACATGCGCACCGCGATCGTGTCGATCAACCCGAAGACGGGTGGGGTCGAGGCGTACTACGGCGGAACCGACGCCAACGGATTCGACTTCGCCCAGGCCGGTCTGCCGACGGGCTCGTCGTTCAAGGTGTTCGCGTTGATCGCCGCACTGCAGCAGGGCATGGGCCTCGGCACTCAGGTCGACAGTTCGCCGGTGTCGATGAACGGCATCACGATCAACAATGTCGAAGGCGGCGGTTGCGGCACCTGCAACATCGCCGAAGCCCTGAAGCGCTCACTGAACACCAGCTACTACCGGCTGATGCTCAAGTTGGAGAACGGGCCCGCCGACGTCGCGAAGGCCGCCCACGAGGCGGGCATCGCCGAGAGCTTCCCCGGCGTCGACCACACGCTGTCCGAGGACGGTCAGGGCGGACCACCCAACAACGGCATCGTGTTGGGCCAATACCAGAGCCGGGTTTTCGACATGGCGTCGGCGTACGCGACCATCGCGGCGTCCGGCGTGTACCACAAACCGCACTTCGTGCAGAAGGTCGTCAACGCCAACGGCGAAGTGCTGTTCGACGCGTCGCAGCAGGACAACCAGGGCGAGCAGCGGATCGACAAGAAGGTCGCCGAGAACGTGATCGCCGCGATGCAGCCGATCGCCGCCTACTCCAACGGCCACGCGCTGGCCGGCGGACGTCCGTCGGCCGCGAAGACGGGTACGAACCAGTTGGGGGACACCGGCGCCAACCGTGACGCGTGGATGGTCGGCTTCACGCCGTCGTTGTCGACGGCGGTCTGGGTCGGCACCACCGAAGGCACCAAACCGCTGGAGAACCAATGGGGTTCGCCGGTTTACGGTTCGGGTCTGCCGTCGGACATCTGGAAGGCGACGATGGACGGCGCGCTGGACGGAACGGACAACGAGACGTTCCCGAAGCCCGAGGAGATCGGCGGCTACGCCGGTGTGCCGCAAGCCCCGGCGCCGCCGTCGTCAACCCCGCCGCCGGACGTCCCGCCCGTGCCGCAGACCACCGTGATCCAGCCGACGATCGAGCTGGCGCCCGGGGTCACGATTCCGTGGGGCCCGCCTACGACTGTGCCCGTCGGCCCGCCTGCGCCCGGGGCGCCCGGCGTGCCCGTAGCGCCCGGTGCGCCTCCGCCGCCGCCACCCCCCGGCGTGCCGGGTGCACCGCCTCCGCCTCCGTGA
- a CDS encoding glycosyltransferase family 87 protein produces MPRALDTRSLDNRDMPSRTDTMGAALSGVIGGPVGRHALIGRQRFFTPLRAMLLIALVLLALGYSTKAACLQTTGTGPPDQRVANWDNQRAYYQLCYSDTVPLYTAELLNLGKFPYKSSWTEKDGDGKPKIRYDGDVAVRYMEYPVLTGLYQYGSMTLAKSYTALAKLVSLPILAEVVMFFNIAAFGLALAWLATVWATSRLAGPRRVWDAALVAASPIVIFQIFTNFDALATAFATGAMLAWARRKPVLAGVLIGLGVAAKLYPLLLLAPLLVLAVRTGKGREVGKTALAAAVTWVLVNLPIMVLFPRGWSEFFRLNSRRGDDMDSIYNVIRSFTGWGGFDPDLGVWEPPTVLNTVSALLFVSCCVAIGYIALTAKQRPRVAQIAFLVVAAFLLTNKVWSPQFSLWLVPLAVLALPHRRILLAWMTVDALVWIPRMLYLYGQQNKGLPEQPFTVVVVIRDLAVIGLCALVIHQIYRPDKDLVRFGGEVDDPAGGVFDRAPDDPPRWLPDWLRPDRDRVRVSAPQPDPDPDSDQLVGSSSR; encoded by the coding sequence ATGCCGCGTGCGCTCGACACTCGGAGTCTCGACAACCGGGACATGCCAAGCCGCACAGACACAATGGGCGCCGCCCTGTCCGGAGTGATCGGCGGCCCGGTCGGCAGGCACGCGCTCATCGGCCGTCAACGGTTCTTCACGCCGCTGCGCGCCATGCTGCTCATCGCGCTGGTGCTGCTCGCGCTCGGGTACTCGACCAAGGCGGCGTGCCTGCAGACCACCGGTACCGGCCCGCCTGACCAGCGCGTCGCCAACTGGGACAATCAGCGGGCGTACTACCAGCTCTGCTACTCCGACACCGTTCCGCTCTACACCGCCGAACTGTTGAACCTCGGCAAGTTCCCGTACAAGTCCAGCTGGACCGAAAAGGACGGCGACGGTAAGCCGAAGATCAGGTACGACGGCGACGTCGCGGTGCGGTACATGGAGTATCCGGTGTTGACCGGGCTGTACCAATACGGCTCGATGACGCTGGCGAAGTCATACACCGCGTTGGCGAAGCTCGTGTCGCTGCCGATCCTGGCCGAGGTGGTGATGTTCTTCAACATCGCGGCCTTCGGGCTGGCGCTGGCGTGGCTGGCTACGGTATGGGCGACGTCTCGACTAGCCGGCCCGCGCAGGGTGTGGGATGCGGCCCTGGTAGCGGCCTCGCCGATCGTGATCTTCCAGATCTTCACCAACTTCGACGCGCTCGCAACGGCTTTCGCAACGGGGGCGATGCTTGCGTGGGCGCGGCGAAAGCCAGTGCTGGCGGGCGTGCTGATCGGCCTGGGCGTGGCGGCGAAGCTGTATCCGCTGTTGCTGCTCGCACCGCTGCTGGTGTTGGCGGTGCGCACCGGCAAGGGACGTGAGGTCGGTAAGACGGCGCTCGCCGCCGCGGTCACCTGGGTGCTGGTGAACCTGCCGATCATGGTGCTGTTCCCGAGGGGATGGTCAGAGTTCTTCCGGCTCAACAGCCGTCGCGGTGACGACATGGATTCGATCTACAACGTGATTCGGTCGTTCACCGGCTGGGGTGGTTTCGATCCGGATCTGGGAGTGTGGGAGCCGCCGACGGTGCTGAACACCGTGTCGGCGCTGCTGTTCGTATCTTGCTGTGTCGCAATCGGTTATATTGCGTTGACGGCCAAGCAGCGGCCGCGGGTGGCGCAGATCGCGTTCCTGGTCGTCGCGGCGTTCCTGTTGACGAACAAGGTGTGGAGCCCGCAGTTCTCGCTGTGGCTGGTGCCGCTGGCGGTGCTCGCCCTGCCCCACCGGCGCATCCTGCTCGCGTGGATGACGGTAGACGCGCTGGTGTGGATTCCGCGGATGCTGTACCTCTACGGCCAGCAGAACAAGGGCCTGCCCGAGCAACCGTTCACCGTCGTGGTGGTGATCCGGGATCTCGCAGTGATCGGCTTGTGCGCGTTGGTGATTCATCAGATCTATCGACCCGACAAGGATCTGGTGCGCTTCGGCGGTGAGGTCGACGACCCGGCCGGGGGAGTCTTCGACCGCGCGCCCGACGATCCGCCTCGATGGCTGCCCGACTGGCTACGGCCGGATCGGGACAGGGTGCGGGTGAGCGCGCCGCAGCCCGATCCCGATCCTGATTCCGATCAGCTCGTGGGCAGTTCGTCGCGCTGA
- a CDS encoding patatin-like phospholipase domain-containing protein, with protein sequence MTGLPFDCDLVLKGGITSGVVYPTAIVELARDHRFHNIGGASAGAIAAAAAAAAEYGRQTGGGGFDELNAIPGELAQEDATSHQTLLQRLFVAQPETREYFDLFWQQKKLDGGLFTRAKAVLPTLLRHSPIVPKFKVANLFAFGLPLAAIVWAVLARSPGTIAFAVLAVLVGVVTYLVARVVEGVIHAVGHAQQAVAANMHGLVNGRSVGDQMGLTDWLHERIERLAGGDRQSPLTYGDLKEHGIGLVTLTTNLSQSASETFPFSDETWAFRPDDIRKLFPKPVADHLERLGQVATEKSSRRTELNAAELLKLPRAEDIPVLVGARISLSFPVLISAVPLWRLTFFQRENNWIAEYRQVWLSDGGICSNMPVHLFDHPLPSRPTYGINLGSAATGDGGMAAAHRNVWRPIQAGVGDGSPIVGITSTGGLLGAVLTTMQTWSDNLATKALGVRDRICTIQLAKGEGGMNLDMDSGTITGLIPKGRAAGENLGWMVRGDIPEHVDLPPHIGPAEATTQWTRHRWTRLRSTALGAGKYIEAVKGGWTKPAVPQHGPMQNDLTYTQLAGSADTLSYLPYVSKWSAAAGADLTAGIGALTAVDLGVAEKFDPPPYRRLTLSTRGEPETELNKRTQRDELPTS encoded by the coding sequence ATGACCGGTCTGCCATTCGACTGCGACCTCGTTTTGAAGGGCGGAATCACCAGCGGTGTCGTCTACCCCACCGCCATCGTCGAACTCGCCCGCGATCACCGCTTCCACAACATCGGCGGCGCGTCGGCAGGAGCGATCGCCGCCGCCGCCGCTGCGGCAGCCGAGTACGGGCGCCAGACCGGCGGCGGCGGCTTCGACGAACTGAACGCGATTCCCGGGGAATTGGCGCAGGAGGACGCGACGTCCCACCAGACGCTGCTGCAGCGACTTTTCGTGGCGCAACCCGAAACCCGCGAGTACTTCGACCTGTTCTGGCAGCAGAAAAAGCTGGACGGAGGGCTCTTCACACGCGCCAAGGCCGTGCTTCCAACCCTCCTCCGGCACAGTCCAATCGTTCCAAAGTTCAAGGTGGCCAATCTCTTTGCTTTCGGCCTGCCGCTGGCGGCGATCGTCTGGGCGGTGCTCGCGCGCTCACCGGGAACGATCGCGTTCGCCGTGCTCGCAGTGCTCGTCGGCGTGGTCACCTACCTGGTCGCTCGCGTGGTCGAGGGCGTCATCCACGCGGTCGGTCACGCGCAGCAGGCCGTCGCCGCCAACATGCACGGCCTGGTCAACGGGCGCTCGGTCGGCGACCAGATGGGACTCACCGATTGGCTGCACGAACGGATAGAGCGACTGGCGGGCGGCGATCGTCAATCACCGCTGACCTACGGCGATCTCAAAGAACACGGCATCGGCCTCGTCACGCTCACCACCAACCTCTCGCAGAGCGCGAGTGAGACCTTTCCCTTTTCAGACGAAACATGGGCGTTCAGGCCCGACGACATCCGCAAGCTGTTTCCCAAACCGGTCGCCGACCATCTCGAACGCCTGGGCCAGGTGGCTACCGAAAAGTCGAGTAGGCGAACGGAACTCAATGCGGCGGAACTGCTCAAACTGCCGCGCGCAGAGGACATACCAGTGCTCGTCGGCGCGCGGATCAGTTTGTCCTTCCCGGTGCTGATCTCGGCAGTTCCGCTGTGGCGGCTCACATTCTTTCAACGGGAGAACAATTGGATCGCCGAATACCGCCAGGTCTGGCTGTCCGACGGTGGCATCTGCTCGAACATGCCGGTCCACCTGTTCGACCATCCGTTGCCGTCACGACCGACCTACGGGATCAACCTCGGCTCCGCCGCAACCGGCGACGGCGGTATGGCTGCTGCCCATCGCAACGTGTGGCGACCGATTCAAGCAGGGGTCGGAGACGGATCTCCGATTGTCGGCATCACGTCGACCGGTGGACTGCTCGGTGCGGTCCTGACAACCATGCAAACCTGGTCGGACAACTTGGCAACCAAGGCGCTCGGCGTCCGTGACCGCATTTGCACCATCCAGTTGGCCAAGGGTGAGGGTGGCATGAACCTCGACATGGACAGTGGGACGATCACCGGCTTGATCCCGAAGGGACGGGCAGCCGGGGAGAACCTGGGTTGGATGGTGCGGGGTGACATCCCCGAGCATGTCGACCTTCCTCCCCACATCGGCCCCGCCGAGGCCACAACTCAGTGGACCAGGCACCGGTGGACGCGGCTCCGCTCGACAGCCCTCGGAGCAGGCAAGTACATTGAGGCAGTCAAGGGCGGGTGGACCAAACCCGCTGTGCCACAACACGGACCGATGCAGAACGACCTGACGTACACCCAGCTCGCCGGGAGCGCGGACACGCTCTCGTACTTGCCGTACGTGTCGAAGTGGAGCGCAGCCGCAGGTGCCGACCTGACGGCTGGCATTGGGGCGCTGACCGCTGTCGACCTCGGCGTCGCCGAAAAATTTGATCCGCCGCCGTATCGGCGACTCACGTTGAGCACGCGCGGAGAGCCCGAGACCGAACTCAACAAGCGCACTCAGCGCGACGAACTGCCCACGAGCTGA